The Amycolatopsis sp. DG1A-15b genome window below encodes:
- a CDS encoding alpha/beta hydrolase — protein sequence MLFAASLTACTSTGKTEPPAPTTESHPPSGPVPAGLERFYGQSLSWADCAPYATSEDSRSAFQAKDVQCARLTVPLDYAKPAGDTITLGLLRRKATDAGARIGSLVVNPGGPGASGMVAAAGLAKPMTSTGLGKRFDLVGFDPRGIGASQPAIHCLTDQERDADRSDDSETDGSPAGVLKQESQEKDFAAKCAQRTDDGTGMLANVGTRDVVKDLDVLRSVLGDEKLTYLGYSYGTRIGSAYAEAFPKSVRAMVLDGAVDPEQDAVESLVAQGQGFGTAFTQFAKWCTAQQDCALGADAGGAVKAFQDLVRPLIDFPVPVGDGRKLSYEDATTGVIQALYQESLWDTLNSGLNELKQQRGATLEKLADIYNERDSDGKYGTTQDAFTAIRCVDDPRVTDPAVILKAQEEYVKVAPFLDDGRPASAARDACAFWPVPNTSEPHVPNIEGLAKTLVISTTNDPATPYQAGVNLAKGLKGALLTFEGTQHTVFLQGVKCVDEAGTDYLVDGTVPPDGKRCSGQ from the coding sequence GTGCTGTTCGCGGCCTCGCTGACCGCGTGCACGTCCACCGGCAAGACCGAGCCGCCCGCACCGACGACCGAGTCGCACCCGCCGTCCGGGCCGGTGCCCGCCGGGCTGGAGCGCTTCTACGGCCAGAGCCTGAGCTGGGCCGACTGCGCACCTTACGCGACGTCGGAAGACTCGCGGTCGGCGTTCCAGGCGAAGGACGTCCAGTGCGCGCGCCTGACCGTGCCGCTGGACTACGCGAAGCCGGCGGGGGACACGATCACGCTGGGCCTGCTCCGGCGCAAGGCGACGGACGCCGGGGCGCGGATCGGCTCGCTCGTGGTCAACCCGGGCGGGCCGGGCGCGTCGGGCATGGTCGCGGCCGCCGGGCTGGCCAAGCCGATGACCAGCACCGGCCTCGGCAAACGCTTCGACCTGGTCGGTTTCGACCCGCGGGGGATCGGGGCGAGCCAGCCCGCCATCCACTGCCTGACCGACCAGGAACGGGACGCCGACCGCTCCGACGACAGCGAGACCGACGGCTCACCGGCGGGCGTGCTGAAGCAGGAATCGCAGGAAAAGGACTTCGCCGCCAAGTGCGCCCAGCGCACCGACGACGGCACCGGGATGCTGGCCAACGTCGGCACCCGCGACGTCGTGAAGGACCTGGACGTCCTCCGCTCGGTCCTCGGGGATGAAAAGCTCACCTATTTGGGCTACTCCTACGGCACCCGGATCGGGTCGGCGTACGCCGAAGCGTTCCCGAAGAGCGTCCGCGCGATGGTCCTCGACGGCGCGGTGGATCCCGAGCAGGACGCGGTCGAGTCGCTCGTCGCGCAGGGCCAGGGCTTCGGGACGGCGTTCACGCAGTTCGCGAAGTGGTGCACGGCCCAGCAGGACTGCGCGCTCGGCGCGGACGCCGGCGGCGCGGTGAAGGCGTTCCAGGACCTCGTCCGCCCGCTGATCGACTTCCCGGTGCCGGTCGGCGACGGCCGCAAGCTCTCCTACGAGGACGCCACCACCGGCGTCATCCAGGCGCTCTACCAGGAAAGCCTCTGGGACACCCTGAACTCGGGCCTCAACGAGCTGAAGCAGCAGCGCGGGGCGACGCTCGAGAAGCTCGCCGACATCTACAACGAGCGCGACTCCGACGGCAAGTACGGCACCACGCAGGACGCGTTCACCGCGATCCGCTGCGTCGACGACCCGCGCGTCACCGACCCGGCCGTCATCCTCAAGGCGCAGGAGGAGTACGTGAAGGTGGCGCCGTTCCTCGACGACGGCCGCCCGGCTTCGGCGGCCCGCGACGCCTGCGCCTTCTGGCCGGTGCCGAACACGTCCGAACCGCACGTGCCGAACATCGAAGGCCTGGCGAAGACGCTGGTCATCTCGACGACCAACGACCCGGCGACGCCGTACCAGGCCGGCGTCAACCTCGCGAAGGGCCTGAAGGGCGCGCTGCTCACCTTCGAGGGCACCCAGCACACGGTGTTCCTGCAGGGCGTGAAGTGCGTGGACGAAGCGGGCACGGACTACCTGGTCGACGGCACGGTGCCGCCGGACGGCAAGCGGTGCTCGGGGCAGTAG
- a CDS encoding LppX_LprAFG lipoprotein produces MPRLALLLALLLTAGCTGSPDTRGPFPAGAALVSEAATSFASVRSVHFAAGVNGVLPGFPLRQIEGDATLGDGGTATGTADVQDDTTTGGHTKFPFAVHDGQDSLPDEYRISAFLGPQGGLKRLLDGVTDAKTEGRENVDGAPALRVAGRVPAAVAHSVLPPIDADLNVKVWVADDDGPRRFVRLWVQVPPAGDHLSPVMIELSLTEQR; encoded by the coding sequence ATGCCCCGCCTCGCGCTGCTGCTCGCGCTTCTCCTGACGGCCGGTTGCACGGGCTCGCCCGATACCCGAGGCCCCTTCCCGGCGGGCGCTGCCCTGGTGAGCGAGGCCGCGACGTCGTTCGCCTCGGTGCGGAGCGTGCACTTCGCGGCCGGCGTCAACGGCGTGCTGCCGGGGTTCCCGCTCCGCCAGATCGAAGGCGACGCGACCCTCGGCGACGGCGGCACCGCGACCGGCACGGCCGACGTCCAGGACGACACCACCACCGGCGGGCACACCAAGTTCCCGTTCGCCGTGCACGACGGCCAGGACTCGCTGCCCGATGAGTACCGGATCAGCGCGTTCCTCGGCCCGCAAGGCGGGCTGAAGCGACTGCTCGACGGGGTGACCGACGCCAAGACCGAGGGCCGCGAGAACGTCGACGGCGCACCCGCGCTGCGGGTCGCCGGCCGGGTGCCCGCCGCCGTCGCGCACAGCGTGCTCCCGCCGATCGACGCCGACCTCAACGTCAAGGTCTGGGTCGCCGACGACGACGGCCCGCGGCGCTTCGTGCGGCTGTGGGTGCAGGTCCCGCCGGCCGGCGACCACCTCAGCCCGGTGATGATCGAGCTGTCGCTGACCGAGCAGCGGTAA
- a CDS encoding MFS transporter, translated as MTVETRPAPKLHRAWLIAGAAFVALLASAGFRAAPGVLIDPLHEEFGWSRTTISSAVSVNLVLFGLFAPFAAALMERFGIRRVSATALTVIALGAGGTVFMTASWQLVLCWGVLVGLGTGSMAMGFAAMVAARWFVRSRGVVTGVLTAAGATGQLIFLPLIANLAVGSGWRTASLVIAIAALAVVPVVLLVIRDHPADVGTTAYGAPAEAEVARPAPKTGSVRRALSVLGQAARTRTFWLLAAGFAICGATTNGLVGTHFVPAAHDHGMPQTTAAGLLALVGVFDVVGTIFSGWLTDRIDPRILLGVYYALRGLSLALLPQLFTDSVQPSMWAFILFYGLDWVATVPPTVALCVRAFGDAGPIVFGWVFACHQLGAAFAASAAGLVRDQLGNYTLAWYSAAVLAVIASVASLAITRAKKPVAVLAT; from the coding sequence GTGACCGTTGAGACCCGTCCCGCCCCGAAGCTGCACCGCGCGTGGCTGATCGCCGGCGCCGCTTTCGTCGCGCTGCTCGCCTCCGCCGGCTTCCGCGCCGCTCCCGGCGTCCTGATCGACCCGCTGCACGAAGAGTTCGGCTGGTCCCGCACCACCATCAGCTCGGCCGTCTCGGTGAACCTCGTGCTCTTTGGTCTCTTCGCGCCCTTCGCGGCCGCGTTGATGGAGCGCTTCGGGATCCGGCGCGTCTCGGCGACGGCGTTGACCGTCATCGCCCTCGGCGCGGGCGGCACGGTCTTCATGACCGCGAGCTGGCAGCTCGTGCTGTGCTGGGGCGTGCTGGTCGGCCTCGGCACCGGCTCGATGGCCATGGGGTTCGCCGCGATGGTCGCCGCGCGGTGGTTCGTCCGCAGCCGCGGCGTCGTCACCGGCGTCCTGACCGCCGCGGGGGCCACCGGCCAGCTGATCTTCCTGCCGCTCATCGCGAACCTGGCGGTGGGCTCGGGGTGGCGCACGGCGTCGCTGGTGATCGCGATCGCCGCGCTCGCCGTCGTCCCGGTGGTCCTGCTGGTGATCCGCGACCACCCCGCCGACGTCGGCACCACGGCCTACGGCGCGCCCGCCGAGGCCGAGGTCGCGCGTCCGGCGCCGAAGACCGGCTCGGTCCGCCGCGCGCTCTCCGTGCTGGGCCAGGCCGCCCGGACGCGGACGTTCTGGCTGCTCGCGGCCGGCTTCGCGATCTGCGGCGCGACGACCAACGGCCTGGTCGGCACCCACTTCGTCCCGGCCGCGCACGACCACGGCATGCCGCAGACGACCGCGGCGGGCCTGCTGGCCCTGGTCGGCGTCTTCGACGTGGTCGGGACGATCTTCTCCGGCTGGCTCACCGACCGCATCGACCCGCGGATCCTGCTCGGCGTCTACTACGCCCTGCGAGGGCTGTCGCTGGCGCTGCTGCCGCAGCTGTTCACCGACTCCGTGCAGCCGAGCATGTGGGCCTTCATCCTGTTCTACGGCCTCGACTGGGTGGCCACGGTCCCGCCGACGGTCGCGCTCTGCGTCCGCGCGTTCGGCGACGCCGGCCCGATCGTGTTCGGCTGGGTGTTCGCCTGCCACCAGCTCGGGGCCGCGTTCGCCGCGTCGGCCGCCGGCCTGGTCCGCGACCAGCTCGGGAACTACACCCTGGCCTGGTATTCGGCCGCCGTGCTGGCCGTCATCGCGTCGGTCGCTTCGCTGGCCATCACGCGGGCGAAGAAGCCCGTTGCGGTACTCGCGACGT